The Methanomethylovorans hollandica DSM 15978 genome includes a region encoding these proteins:
- the pglX gene encoding BREX-1 system adenine-specific DNA-methyltransferase PglX, protein MDKASIIKFSDTVRDKLLQEVADRAAFYGIHPKEILPVDSEHEDSIVIGGKVHNKKLKDQREKLVREIKHKGYQQVMDEVTYTWFNRFVALKFMEVNDYLPVQVFTSKDADRNEPGIITHAHELDFLDLDADHVLDLRSENKDEELYKYLILKLCNYLHSTMPFMFEKIEDYTELLFPEKLLHVDSIVKDINGIIPVDDWREVEIIGWIYQDYIAPKKDKVFKDLKKNVKISKENIPAATQLFTPHWIVRYLVENSLGRLWMLNRPSSRLCEQMDYYIRPEENETDFLRINSPEDIRVCDPACGSGHMLVYAFDLLYAIYEEEGYDHSEISENILTRNLFGIEIDKRAGDLAAFALTMKARGKNRNFFRKPAVPNICVLESIAFEDDELNAYITAIGSELFTNDVRDTLLQFNEADNFGSLIRPKAEDVSGILQLPKPKILSENLTLLSTHQKVLQALKQADYLIPKYDVVVANPPYMGGKGMNARLKDFAQDNYPDSKSDFFAMFIDRNLDLAMQKGMVAMITMQSWMFLSSYEKLRAGILDDHTILSMAHLGPRAFDSIGGEVVSTTAFVIENAQHPEYKGAYIRLVDGNSEAEKDTWLREAIMQVRNITQQTEA, encoded by the coding sequence ATGGATAAGGCAAGCATTATCAAGTTCTCGGATACTGTGCGGGATAAGCTGCTTCAGGAGGTCGCTGACAGGGCTGCTTTCTACGGTATCCACCCCAAGGAGATCCTGCCCGTGGATTCCGAACATGAGGATTCCATAGTTATCGGCGGGAAGGTCCATAATAAGAAGCTCAAGGACCAGAGGGAGAAACTGGTCAGGGAGATCAAACATAAGGGCTATCAACAGGTGATGGACGAGGTCACTTACACCTGGTTCAACCGTTTTGTTGCCCTGAAGTTCATGGAGGTCAATGATTACCTTCCTGTGCAGGTGTTCACTTCTAAAGATGCTGACAGGAATGAGCCTGGGATCATCACACACGCTCATGAACTGGATTTCCTGGACCTTGATGCTGATCATGTGCTTGACCTGAGGTCTGAGAATAAGGATGAAGAGCTGTACAAGTATCTCATCCTGAAGTTGTGTAATTACCTGCACAGCACTATGCCTTTCATGTTCGAGAAGATAGAGGACTACACTGAGCTATTGTTCCCTGAGAAGCTGCTGCATGTTGATTCTATTGTGAAGGACATTAACGGGATCATTCCGGTGGATGACTGGAGGGAAGTGGAGATAATCGGCTGGATATACCAGGATTATATTGCTCCCAAGAAGGACAAGGTGTTCAAGGACCTTAAGAAGAATGTGAAGATCAGCAAGGAGAACATTCCTGCAGCGACCCAATTGTTCACACCTCACTGGATAGTCCGCTATCTGGTGGAGAATTCCCTGGGCCGTTTGTGGATGCTCAACCGTCCAAGTTCACGGCTGTGCGAGCAGATGGACTATTATATCAGACCCGAGGAGAATGAAACGGATTTCCTGAGAATAAATTCCCCGGAGGACATCAGGGTATGTGATCCTGCCTGCGGTTCAGGACACATGCTGGTGTATGCTTTTGATCTGCTGTATGCCATCTACGAGGAGGAGGGCTACGACCATTCCGAGATATCCGAGAATATCCTCACCCGCAATCTCTTTGGTATCGAGATCGACAAGCGTGCCGGGGACCTGGCAGCCTTTGCCCTGACCATGAAGGCAAGGGGAAAGAACCGTAACTTCTTCCGCAAGCCTGCAGTGCCCAATATATGTGTACTGGAAAGCATTGCTTTTGAGGATGATGAGCTCAATGCTTACATAACTGCAATTGGAAGCGAGTTATTCACCAATGATGTTCGGGATACACTGCTTCAGTTCAATGAAGCTGATAACTTCGGCTCTCTTATCCGCCCGAAGGCTGAGGATGTATCAGGCATCCTCCAATTACCAAAACCGAAGATCCTTTCAGAGAACCTCACTCTTCTTTCCACTCATCAGAAGGTCCTGCAAGCTCTGAAGCAGGCAGATTACCTTATCCCCAAGTATGATGTGGTGGTCGCCAACCCACCGTATATGGGTGGCAAGGGGATGAATGCGAGGCTCAAGGACTTCGCTCAGGATAATTATCCTGACAGTAAATCGGATTTCTTTGCCATGTTCATTGATCGTAATCTTGACCTTGCGATGCAGAAAGGCATGGTGGCGATGATCACTATGCAGAGCTGGATGTTCCTTTCTTCCTATGAGAAACTCCGAGCGGGCATTCTGGATGACCATACTATATTGTCCATGGCACATTTAGGACCTCGGGCTTTTGACAGTATCGGCGGCGAGGTTGTCTCTACTACGGCTTTTGTTATTGAGAATGCACAGCATCCTGAGTATAAGGGAGCTTATATCCGGCTTGTGGATGGAAACTCGGAAGCAGAAAAGGATACATGGCTGCGTGAGGCTATCATGCAGGTGAGGAACATTACCCAGCAAACGGAGGCTTAA
- the brxC gene encoding BREX system P-loop protein BrxC, protein MTAAIKIHDLFQKDIRREINGVIKVDQYDEDSVYTELDEYVVTKETLKHLDTFFDRYLHAMSEPTDKTGVWVSGFFGSGKSHFIKMLSYLLENQVVKGKSALDFFREKIDDPQLLNTIEQAITFGTKDVILFNIDSKANTLNRSDELIVNILMRVLNEKRGFYGDVLWIADMEEDLVNKGLYDKFKDEFRQLNGESWEEKRDTYVFEQDHIIEALVNCGYQSKESLERLFQSDGSTYHFSVEKFAEKVKKYCDSKGKDHQVIFLIDEIGQYIGENSDLMLNLQTIVEELGTKLAGKAWVVVTSQADIDAVTKEKVKGYDFSKIQGRFDTRLSLSSANVDEVIKKRILAKKQVYEETLSLYHEEKKTILKNLLTFSPGGAEMKLYKGNDDFVDVYPYVPYQFFILQKVFDKIRQTGFTGKHLAKGERSMLSAFKEATEQYAEDDMGILVPFYTFYSTIESFLDPIITRTIEQAKDNDCLEDGDCDVLKILFMIRHVKELQPSLDNLVVLSVSHVDEDKRALKNRIAGSLQRLESQTLIHKSGDRFYFLTNEEQEINREIKNIDIEKHKILDEIFEYVFESNEICPTKHKDYKFNKAIDDKTKPVAGADLTIKFLTPLSDDVLRGSSQRSLYGDNLSNIDSTDTLLFITHADSEFVDQIRNYLKIDKYLKQNTSNTNIGEVKEILSKKRSDEENLRLDAKKSMESGISEARVFVDGKEVTSIEKKKPKERITCGLDLLYENVYKKAGYVTKDFESDSEILKVLQADDLEKFGFERSDTNKLALKEVLDHLSLKHQRNDSVVMQDIKDKFRRKPYGWKELTVSGLVATLFASDEIKLRYQKTYLVLKKPNAEEVVRYLTRKDYADKLVVEIREKANAEVMRIVRSILREVFDKTNIPEKENDLFDFTHSLLNDEFIKIEQISGKYEEEKRFPGNDEVKAYAGFLKQILNTTDPSAFLQKISDEKEELVKLRYDVEPVISFFGGQQVEIFRRLLKKIDNYTRDRQFMDDETKSKVRDVEAILGSKEPYFEIKSLPPLEASIESALSTALSDLKEAAFKEIDSIVADLQKEMGHHTLFNQEFKDSVMKPFTDLKLRISQAEDCTYVQAQSPRLNSLQSEAYDKISKQLQIIKEPKSGSGEVSVHVRSVKFIKDTSLFKSKDKIASEEELDRYLKDLRTYLAKLLETDDIRLF, encoded by the coding sequence ATGACTGCTGCAATAAAGATACATGATCTATTCCAAAAAGACATCAGAAGAGAGATCAACGGTGTTATTAAAGTAGATCAATATGATGAAGACAGCGTATATACTGAACTGGATGAATATGTTGTAACCAAAGAGACATTGAAGCATCTGGACACCTTTTTTGATAGGTATCTCCATGCAATGTCCGAGCCTACCGATAAGACCGGAGTATGGGTCTCAGGTTTCTTCGGGTCCGGTAAATCGCATTTTATCAAGATGTTGTCCTACCTGCTGGAAAATCAGGTAGTAAAAGGTAAGAGTGCACTGGATTTCTTCAGGGAGAAAATAGATGACCCTCAGTTACTGAATACCATCGAGCAGGCAATTACTTTTGGGACAAAGGATGTAATTCTCTTCAACATTGATTCAAAGGCTAACACATTGAACAGAAGCGATGAGCTGATCGTTAACATTCTCATGCGGGTGCTCAATGAGAAAAGGGGTTTCTATGGGGATGTGTTGTGGATCGCTGATATGGAAGAGGACCTTGTGAACAAAGGTCTGTATGATAAGTTCAAGGATGAGTTCAGGCAGCTCAATGGGGAATCCTGGGAGGAGAAAAGGGATACTTATGTTTTTGAGCAGGACCATATCATCGAGGCGCTTGTAAATTGTGGATACCAGAGCAAGGAATCACTTGAAAGGCTGTTCCAGTCCGATGGCAGTACTTATCATTTCAGTGTGGAGAAGTTCGCTGAGAAGGTGAAGAAGTATTGTGATTCCAAGGGTAAGGATCATCAGGTGATCTTTCTGATCGATGAGATCGGGCAGTATATTGGTGAAAACAGTGACCTGATGCTGAACCTGCAGACCATTGTTGAGGAACTGGGTACGAAACTTGCAGGTAAAGCATGGGTGGTCGTTACTTCCCAGGCTGATATCGATGCGGTGACCAAGGAAAAAGTGAAAGGTTATGACTTTTCTAAGATCCAGGGGCGTTTTGATACACGTCTGAGCCTTTCCAGTGCCAATGTAGACGAGGTCATCAAGAAGAGGATACTTGCGAAGAAACAGGTCTATGAGGAAACCTTATCTTTGTATCATGAGGAAAAGAAGACCATCCTTAAGAACCTGTTGACCTTCTCCCCCGGCGGGGCTGAAATGAAGCTGTATAAAGGGAACGATGATTTTGTGGACGTGTATCCCTATGTGCCTTACCAGTTCTTTATTCTGCAGAAAGTGTTCGATAAGATACGACAGACCGGTTTTACAGGTAAGCACTTAGCGAAAGGTGAGCGGTCCATGCTCAGTGCCTTCAAAGAGGCTACTGAGCAATATGCTGAAGACGATATGGGAATTCTGGTACCGTTCTATACTTTCTACAGCACCATTGAGAGCTTCCTTGATCCTATTATAACTCGTACAATCGAGCAGGCAAAGGACAATGATTGTCTTGAGGATGGGGACTGTGATGTGCTGAAGATACTTTTCATGATCAGGCATGTGAAGGAGCTGCAGCCAAGCCTTGACAACCTGGTGGTGTTGTCCGTATCCCATGTAGATGAGGATAAACGTGCTCTTAAGAACAGGATCGCCGGATCACTGCAGAGGCTTGAGAGCCAGACCTTGATACACAAATCTGGAGATAGATTCTATTTCCTTACAAATGAGGAGCAGGAGATCAATAGGGAAATAAAGAATATCGATATCGAGAAACACAAGATTCTTGATGAGATATTCGAGTATGTGTTTGAGTCCAATGAGATATGCCCGACAAAACACAAGGATTACAAGTTCAACAAGGCCATTGACGATAAAACAAAACCTGTGGCTGGTGCGGATCTGACCATAAAGTTCCTGACACCTTTATCTGATGATGTGCTAAGAGGCAGTAGCCAGCGGTCACTGTATGGCGACAATCTGAGCAATATAGATTCCACTGACACTCTGCTGTTCATCACTCATGCGGATTCCGAATTCGTAGACCAGATACGCAATTATCTGAAGATCGATAAATACCTTAAGCAGAACACTTCCAATACCAATATAGGTGAGGTCAAGGAGATCCTCAGTAAAAAAAGAAGTGATGAGGAAAACTTGCGTCTGGATGCAAAGAAGTCTATGGAAAGCGGTATTTCCGAAGCTAGGGTCTTTGTGGACGGCAAGGAAGTCACAAGCATTGAGAAGAAAAAACCTAAAGAGAGAATAACATGTGGTCTGGATCTGCTCTATGAGAACGTGTACAAAAAAGCAGGTTACGTGACCAAGGATTTCGAATCTGACAGTGAGATCTTAAAGGTGTTGCAGGCGGATGACCTGGAAAAGTTCGGGTTTGAAAGATCGGATACCAATAAACTTGCCCTTAAGGAAGTTCTCGATCATCTGAGTCTAAAACACCAGAGGAACGACAGCGTTGTAATGCAAGATATCAAGGATAAGTTCAGGCGCAAACCGTATGGATGGAAGGAGCTTACTGTATCGGGTCTCGTTGCTACGCTGTTCGCAAGTGATGAGATCAAGCTCAGGTATCAGAAGACGTATCTTGTTCTTAAGAAACCCAATGCTGAAGAAGTGGTGAGGTATCTTACAAGAAAGGATTACGCTGATAAGCTTGTGGTGGAGATACGTGAAAAAGCGAATGCCGAGGTCATGAGAATAGTCAGGTCGATCCTGAGGGAGGTATTTGATAAGACAAATATCCCTGAGAAGGAGAACGATCTCTTTGATTTCACACATTCTTTGCTCAATGATGAGTTTATCAAGATAGAGCAGATATCAGGTAAGTACGAAGAGGAAAAGAGATTCCCGGGAAATGATGAGGTCAAAGCCTATGCTGGTTTCCTCAAACAGATACTCAATACCACAGACCCGTCTGCTTTCCTGCAGAAGATCTCCGATGAAAAGGAAGAGCTAGTGAAATTGCGGTATGATGTTGAACCTGTTATCTCTTTCTTCGGGGGTCAGCAGGTGGAGATCTTCAGGCGGCTTTTGAAGAAGATCGATAATTACACCCGTGACAGGCAGTTCATGGACGATGAAACAAAGTCAAAAGTTAGGGATGTTGAAGCTATCCTGGGGTCAAAGGAACCTTACTTCGAGATCAAGTCACTGCCCCCGCTGGAAGCAAGCATTGAAAGTGCCCTTTCTACTGCTCTTTCCGACTTAAAGGAAGCAGCATTCAAAGAAATAGATTCAATAGTAGCTGATCTTCAAAAGGAAATGGGTCATCATACGTTATTTAACCAGGAATTCAAGGATTCCGTTATGAAACCGTTCACTGACCTCAAACTGCGTATTTCACAGGCAGAAGACTGTACATATGTTCAGGCGCAGTCTCCTAGATTGAATTCACTTCAGAGTGAGGCTTATGACAAGATCAGCAAACAATTGCAGATCATAAAGGAACCAAAATCTGGTTCGGGTGAGGTTTCTGTTCATGTCAGGTCTGTAAAGTTCATTAAAGATACTTCGCTTTTTAAGTCAAAGGATAAGATCGCTTCTGAAGAAGAACTTGATAGGTACCTTAAAGACCTTCGGACATATCTCGCAAAGTTACTTGAAACAGATGATATAAGGTTGTTCTGA
- a CDS encoding DUF1788 domain-containing protein — MLPMKLEERLEQLKEQVQSDDFLKSKGLGNEVPFWIFDYPPDKELLIRDTILKINSSLEKRSINVLMLDLYEICLELIENKIKIEQVDQFEKKKGSDELLKKLKLMLKPEILKNAIQAKMEKNGNFQMIFLTGIGKAWPIVRSHSILNNLQPVSGNLPLIAFYPGKYSGFDLSLFGKFKDANYYRAFRLINDGTDP; from the coding sequence ATGCTGCCCATGAAGCTGGAAGAAAGGTTAGAGCAACTGAAGGAGCAGGTCCAGAGCGATGATTTTCTCAAATCCAAAGGACTTGGTAATGAAGTTCCTTTCTGGATATTCGATTATCCTCCTGATAAAGAATTGCTGATTAGGGATACTATCCTTAAGATCAACTCATCTCTGGAGAAGAGATCCATTAACGTTCTAATGCTGGACCTGTATGAGATCTGCCTGGAGCTCATAGAGAATAAAATAAAAATAGAACAGGTCGATCAGTTCGAAAAGAAAAAGGGTTCTGATGAATTGCTCAAGAAATTGAAGCTCATGCTTAAGCCTGAAATACTGAAAAATGCTATTCAGGCTAAAATGGAGAAAAATGGGAATTTCCAGATGATCTTCCTGACAGGTATCGGTAAGGCCTGGCCGATAGTGCGTTCACATTCCATTTTAAACAATCTGCAGCCTGTATCGGGCAATCTTCCTCTTATCGCCTTCTATCCCGGCAAATACAGTGGTTTTGACCTTAGTTTATTCGGTAAGTTTAAGGATGCGAACTATTATCGTGCCTTCAGGCTGATCAATGATGGCACCGATCCTTAG
- a CDS encoding VOC family protein has protein sequence MQKIVPHLWFDKEAADAAKFYTSVFRDSKIIDTTQIHGTPSGTAEMVTIELAGQEFMLISAGPFFKFTPAISFLIACSTTEEVDTLWEQLSKGGTELMPLDAYPFSERYVWLADRYGLSWQIMHMGNNKITQKIIPTLMFTGDVCGKAEEAINTYSTVFSNANIGYILRYSGGDGPDKEGTIQHAGFILEGQEFAAMDSAYEHNFTFNEAISFIVYCDTQEEIDHYWGKLSAVPASEQCGWLKDKFGLSWQIVPIIMKEMMREKDPEKLAQVTAAFLKMKKFDIAELKKAYEG, from the coding sequence ATGCAAAAGATAGTTCCACATCTATGGTTTGATAAAGAAGCTGCTGATGCTGCGAAGTTTTATACATCTGTTTTCAGGGATTCTAAGATCATTGACACCACACAGATCCACGGTACTCCGTCCGGAACAGCGGAAATGGTCACCATTGAGCTGGCAGGTCAGGAGTTCATGCTGATATCAGCCGGGCCTTTCTTCAAATTTACGCCAGCTATATCATTCCTTATTGCCTGTAGCACTACGGAAGAGGTGGACACGTTGTGGGAGCAATTATCCAAAGGCGGTACTGAGCTTATGCCTCTGGACGCATATCCTTTTAGCGAGAGATACGTATGGTTGGCGGACAGGTACGGTCTTTCATGGCAGATAATGCACATGGGTAATAACAAGATCACACAGAAGATCATCCCAACACTTATGTTCACCGGTGATGTGTGCGGAAAGGCTGAAGAGGCGATCAACACTTACTCAACAGTGTTCAGTAATGCAAATATCGGTTACATCCTTCGCTACAGTGGGGGTGACGGACCAGATAAGGAAGGAACAATACAACATGCCGGTTTCATTCTCGAAGGTCAGGAATTTGCAGCTATGGATAGTGCTTATGAGCATAATTTCACTTTCAACGAGGCTATATCATTCATAGTGTACTGCGATACCCAGGAAGAAATTGATCATTACTGGGGAAAACTATCAGCTGTTCCTGCGTCGGAACAGTGTGGCTGGCTCAAAGACAAATTTGGACTATCATGGCAGATAGTGCCAATTATCATGAAAGAGATGATGCGGGAAAAGGATCCTGAGAAACTGGCACAGGTAACTGCAGCATTCCTTAAGATGAAAAAATTTGATATTGCCGAATTAAAAAAGGCATACGAAGGATGA
- a CDS encoding tetratricopeptide repeat protein: MCCAGCSEKNTENITQETEEIVYEEAQNSTEWNNKGVDLFIAGRPEEALQAYDKATDIDPQNIYAWYNKGNAYSYIGKYEEALQAYNKTTQIDPQDANAWSNKANALDNLGRYEEALEALDKTLKIDPQYANAWYNKGAVLEKLGRQEEAQVCYDKARELGLPAA; encoded by the coding sequence ATGTGCTGCGCAGGTTGCAGTGAGAAAAACACCGAAAATATCACGCAGGAAACAGAAGAAATTGTTTATGAAGAAGCACAGAATTCCACTGAATGGAACAATAAAGGTGTTGATCTGTTTATTGCAGGTAGACCTGAAGAAGCACTACAAGCTTATGATAAAGCCACAGATATTGACCCGCAAAATATCTATGCCTGGTACAACAAAGGCAATGCATATTCTTACATAGGGAAATATGAAGAGGCATTACAAGCTTATAACAAAACCACACAAATCGATCCACAGGATGCAAATGCATGGAGCAACAAAGCTAATGCTCTAGATAATCTGGGCAGGTATGAAGAAGCCCTCGAAGCATTAGATAAAACCCTAAAGATCGACCCGCAGTATGCAAATGCATGGTATAACAAAGGTGCTGTGCTTGAAAAACTTGGAAGGCAAGAAGAAGCTCAGGTATGCTACGATAAAGCCAGAGAATTGGGATTGCCTGCAGCATGA
- a CDS encoding cupin domain-containing protein, which yields MKGFSINIEDATLENDNFRKVLYTSKHSQLVLMSLKPLEDIGMEVHEENDQFFRFESGEGKCIIDGNEYELSDGVAIVVPAGAQHNVINTSKTEDLKLYTIYSPAHHKDGIVRATKEEAEANEADFDGKTTE from the coding sequence ATGAAAGGATTCAGTATCAATATTGAAGATGCCACGTTAGAAAATGACAATTTCCGTAAAGTTCTCTACACTTCAAAGCACAGCCAGCTTGTGCTTATGAGCCTTAAGCCCCTGGAAGATATCGGGATGGAAGTGCATGAGGAGAACGACCAGTTCTTCCGTTTTGAAAGTGGAGAGGGAAAGTGCATAATTGACGGTAATGAATATGAGCTCAGTGATGGTGTTGCAATAGTAGTGCCTGCAGGCGCGCAGCACAATGTCATCAACACTTCCAAGACCGAGGACCTTAAACTCTATACGATCTATTCTCCGGCTCATCACAAGGACGGTATCGTGCGGGCAACTAAGGAAGAAGCCGAAGCAAATGAAGCCGACTTTGACGGAAAAACCACGGAATAA
- the ftsA gene encoding coenzyme F390 synthetase, with product MPPGTYHNPSIETMERGELDALIDERIQYTVQYAAEKSPFYRKWFKEHKISPSDIKSHEDLLELPIINGSTIREHQPPVTGDFEFRTGDWNEIFTIHETSGTSGTPKAFFLTWEDWERYAEKYARYFVAQGFEPGDRVVICASYGMNVGANTMTLGAHHIGMTIIPTGKCTFPTRIVTSYKPTGIVGSVFKLLRLGKNMKEQGLDPSESSIRRLVVGGESFAEEARNYLSEMWDCEVYNNYGSTEGTMCGECTDFSGLHVSEDMVHLDVYDPGMDKFVKDGECGRMVLSTLLPVGARSGTLLLNYDTEDTTVVMSRKTCACGRTHMKIMNPQREAETFWVAETPFNRVDVEKGVFQRENMEYLTGEYEAFLYGGDDEEETVMRVSLECLDPATCDRSLVEENFLSSFFRYKKKFENAYNDESFKILFNYTAPGALELYRIKGRPKRIVDRR from the coding sequence ATGCCACCGGGAACGTATCATAATCCTTCCATAGAGACCATGGAAAGGGGCGAACTGGATGCTTTGATAGATGAACGTATTCAATACACTGTGCAATACGCAGCTGAGAAGTCCCCTTTCTATAGAAAATGGTTCAAAGAACACAAGATCTCACCTTCCGATATTAAGTCCCATGAAGATCTGCTGGAACTGCCTATTATAAATGGCAGTACAATAAGAGAACACCAGCCGCCTGTAACCGGGGATTTCGAGTTCAGAACAGGGGACTGGAATGAGATATTCACTATTCATGAAACAAGTGGTACCAGCGGGACACCAAAGGCGTTCTTCCTCACCTGGGAAGACTGGGAACGTTATGCTGAGAAATATGCGCGGTATTTCGTTGCACAGGGATTCGAACCCGGGGACAGGGTTGTCATCTGTGCTTCATACGGCATGAATGTAGGTGCTAATACCATGACTCTTGGAGCACATCATATCGGAATGACCATCATCCCCACTGGGAAATGCACTTTTCCGACAAGGATTGTGACCTCATATAAACCCACTGGAATCGTGGGAAGTGTTTTCAAACTGTTAAGACTTGGCAAAAATATGAAGGAACAAGGACTGGATCCTTCTGAATCAAGCATTCGGCGTCTTGTGGTAGGCGGGGAAAGTTTTGCAGAAGAAGCGCGTAATTATCTTTCCGAAATGTGGGACTGCGAGGTTTACAACAACTATGGCAGTACAGAAGGCACTATGTGCGGGGAATGTACGGACTTCAGCGGCCTGCATGTATCAGAGGACATGGTACATCTGGATGTCTATGATCCGGGCATGGATAAGTTCGTCAAGGACGGTGAATGTGGCAGGATGGTGCTCAGTACCTTGCTTCCGGTAGGCGCCAGATCCGGTACCCTGCTTCTTAACTATGACACTGAAGACACGACGGTGGTCATGAGCCGCAAGACCTGTGCCTGCGGAAGGACACACATGAAAATAATGAACCCTCAGCGTGAAGCTGAAACTTTCTGGGTTGCTGAGACTCCCTTTAACCGTGTGGATGTGGAAAAAGGAGTTTTCCAGCGGGAGAACATGGAATATTTAACAGGGGAATATGAAGCTTTCCTGTACGGCGGAGATGATGAAGAGGAAACCGTCATGAGAGTGAGCCTGGAATGCCTTGACCCTGCCACATGTGACAGATCCCTTGTGGAAGAGAATTTCCTAAGTTCTTTCTTCAGGTACAAGAAAAAATTTGAGAATGCATATAATGATGAGAGCTTTAAGATACTATTCAACTATACCGCTCCGGGAGCTCTTGAACTGTATCGTATAAAAGGCAGGCCAAAACGTATCGTGGACCGCAGATAA
- a CDS encoding DUF434 domain-containing protein, with product MQNTLTESMTSLISKLSSPARDIRYLLERGYPKTASIRFVGDHYRLEKSERHILTRVIVPPKTAVARNRKRLTSKEVAGKKILADGYNVLIAIESMLSNHTLWLCDDGFVRDTRGVFRSHNNTDITIEAVKQMCAILSKSSVSYVKVLLDSQMSQSGELAALIRQELSLLSLQGEVSTSEHADFDLKHADPEYVVATADGVIIDAVEKVIDLPQAVIEEKGSWAEMII from the coding sequence ATGCAAAATACTTTGACAGAATCTATGACTTCCCTGATCAGTAAATTATCATCTCCTGCCCGAGATATACGATATCTGCTGGAAAGAGGATACCCGAAAACCGCATCAATAAGATTTGTCGGCGACCATTACCGCCTTGAAAAGAGCGAGAGGCATATTCTCACCAGAGTGATAGTACCCCCAAAAACTGCTGTTGCACGTAACAGGAAACGGCTTACTTCAAAAGAAGTGGCAGGGAAAAAGATTCTTGCAGACGGATATAATGTGCTCATCGCAATAGAAAGCATGCTGAGCAATCATACATTGTGGCTGTGTGATGATGGTTTTGTCCGGGACACAAGAGGGGTTTTCAGGTCACACAATAATACCGATATTACGATCGAAGCTGTAAAACAGATGTGTGCCATACTTTCCAAAAGCAGCGTTTCCTATGTGAAGGTCCTGCTGGATTCCCAGATGAGCCAGAGCGGAGAGCTTGCTGCTCTGATAAGACAGGAACTGTCCTTATTGTCATTGCAGGGCGAAGTGTCAACCTCCGAACACGCCGACTTTGACCTCAAGCACGCAGACCCCGAATATGTGGTCGCAACTGCGGACGGAGTTATCATCGATGCCGTCGAAAAAGTAATAGACCTGCCTCAGGCAGTTATTGAAGAAAAGGGTAGCTGGGCGGAGATGATAATTTAA
- a CDS encoding UbiA family prenyltransferase — protein sequence MNKIKGLVGLLRPELPFSAGLCVVMGQILALGEFAPVFETAFGFLSVFFISASILVLNDYFDVETDKLNAPHRPIPSNMVTPSEALLLSIVLMLSGLILSYLISIIALLISIILFIIGFLYNRHYKKSGLPGNLMVSFSVGMTFIYGGVSVGSPFNNIVWLFGAIAALIDLGEEIAADAMDMQGDLLINSRSLAIKYGKAFALRISSYIFLFVVLLTSVPFILKWLPAIYLIPIAIMDLAIVYPSLRLLGSGNDANAGRKYIRWVYLGATLGLLAFILIKLLEA from the coding sequence ATGAACAAAATAAAAGGGCTTGTAGGGTTATTAAGACCCGAGCTTCCCTTCTCCGCCGGCTTATGCGTAGTGATGGGGCAGATCCTGGCCCTGGGTGAGTTCGCACCCGTTTTCGAAACTGCATTTGGTTTTTTGTCAGTGTTCTTTATTTCGGCTTCAATATTGGTATTAAATGATTATTTTGATGTTGAGACCGATAAGCTCAATGCACCCCATCGTCCGATCCCTTCGAACATGGTCACTCCGTCGGAAGCGTTGCTGCTGTCCATAGTTCTTATGTTATCCGGCCTCATCCTCAGCTATCTGATCAGTATTATAGCGTTATTGATCTCGATTATTTTATTCATCATCGGATTTCTGTACAACAGGCACTACAAAAAGAGCGGACTGCCAGGAAATCTGATGGTTAGCTTTTCCGTAGGGATGACATTCATTTATGGTGGGGTGTCCGTAGGATCACCCTTTAATAACATTGTCTGGCTTTTTGGCGCTATTGCCGCATTAATAGATCTTGGAGAGGAGATCGCTGCCGACGCAATGGACATGCAGGGAGACCTGCTTATCAATTCAAGGTCCCTGGCAATAAAATATGGAAAAGCATTTGCTCTGCGGATAAGCAGCTATATTTTCCTTTTTGTCGTTCTGCTGACATCTGTGCCTTTTATACTAAAGTGGCTGCCTGCCATTTATCTCATACCTATCGCAATAATGGACCTTGCTATTGTTTATCCGTCTTTGAGATTATTGGGATCCGGCAATGATGCGAATGCAGGAAGAAAATATATCCGCTGGGTCTATTTAGGTGCAACATTGGGGTTACTGGCCTTTATATTGATAAAACTGCTTGAAGCATGA